A genomic segment from Aegilops tauschii subsp. strangulata cultivar AL8/78 chromosome 1, Aet v6.0, whole genome shotgun sequence encodes:
- the LOC109752524 gene encoding uncharacterized protein isoform X7, whose product MHLRSGHAPLLRSSERRGSAGSRSSRRNEFDGGSRTARTMECPERPGQPPCEASSVDDDDNQGIHRHDDAPHMVQLGYNLLYRGTKTVALCGIGYNLLSCGRAEGVPALQSVHRQGEEAPRQDGR is encoded by the exons ATGCACTTGAGGTCTGGCCACGCACCGCTGCTCAGATCGAGCGAGAGGCGAGGCAGCGCTGGATCCAGATCGAGCCGCCGGAACGAG TTTGATGGAGGGTCAAGGACCGCACGCACAATGGAGTGTCCAGAACGCCCAGGCCAGCCACCGTGTGAG GCATCCTCTGTGGACGATGACGACAACCAGGGCATCCACCGCCACGACGACGCTCCGCACATGGTCCAACTCGGCTACAACCTCCTCTACCGCGGGACGAAGACCGTGGCCTTGTGCGGCATCGGCTACAACCTCCTCTCAT GTGGTCGTGCTGAAGGTGTCCCTGCACTACAAAGTGTGCACCGGCAAGGTGAAGAAGCACCTCGCCAAGATGGAAGGTGA
- the LOC109752524 gene encoding uncharacterized protein isoform X3: protein MHLRSGHAPLLRSSERRGSAGSRSSRRNEFDGGSRTARTMECPERPGQPPCEASSVDDDDNQGIHRHDDAPHMVQLGYNLLYRGTKTVALCGIGYNLLSFYLIVQVVVLKVSLHYKVCTGKVKKHLAKMEGEHQHL, encoded by the exons ATGCACTTGAGGTCTGGCCACGCACCGCTGCTCAGATCGAGCGAGAGGCGAGGCAGCGCTGGATCCAGATCGAGCCGCCGGAACGAG TTTGATGGAGGGTCAAGGACCGCACGCACAATGGAGTGTCCAGAACGCCCAGGCCAGCCACCGTGTGAG GCATCCTCTGTGGACGATGACGACAACCAGGGCATCCACCGCCACGACGACGCTCCGCACATGGTCCAACTCGGCTACAACCTCCTCTACCGCGGGACGAAGACCGTGGCCTTGTGCGGCATCGGCTACAACCTCCTCTCAT TTTACTTGATCGTGCAGGTGGTCGTGCTGAAGGTGTCCCTGCACTACAAAGTGTGCACCGGCAAGGTGAAGAAGCACCTCGCCAAGATGGAAGGTGAGCACCAACATCTCTAA
- the LOC109752524 gene encoding uncharacterized protein isoform X4 produces MHLRSGHAPLLRSSERRGSAGSRSSRRNEAMEPTAGTPWRRGPHGGDDAMDVRTPWRTQLQHHPDAISETPPDTSPAILMEGQGPHAQWSVQNAQASHRVSRHPLWTMTTTRASTATTTLRTWSNSATTSSTAGRRPWPCAASATTSSHVVVLKVSLHYKVCTGKVKKHLAKMEGEHQHL; encoded by the exons ATGCACTTGAGGTCTGGCCACGCACCGCTGCTCAGATCGAGCGAGAGGCGAGGCAGCGCTGGATCCAGATCGAGCCGCCGGAACGAG GCCATGGAACCGACAGCAGGCACACCATGGAGGAGAGGACCCCATGGAGGGGATGACGCCATGGACGTGAGGACGCCATGGAGGACGCAGCTCCAGCACCACCCCGACGCCATCTCCGAGACCCCTCCCGATACATCTCCTGCGAT TTTGATGGAGGGTCAAGGACCGCACGCACAATGGAGTGTCCAGAACGCCCAGGCCAGCCACCGTGTGAG TAGGCATCCTCTGTGGACGATGACGACAACCAGGGCATCCACCGCCACGACGACGCTCCGCACATGGTCCAACTCGGCTACAACCTCCTCTACCGCGGGACGAAGACCGTGGCCTTGTGCGGCATCGGCTACAACCTCCTCTCAT GTGGTCGTGCTGAAGGTGTCCCTGCACTACAAAGTGTGCACCGGCAAGGTGAAGAAGCACCTCGCCAAGATGGAAGGTGAGCACCAACATCTCTAA
- the LOC109752524 gene encoding uncharacterized protein isoform X1 has protein sequence MDLSSSLLPCCCDLICFLSLCLFLTHAKAMEPTAGTPWRRGPHGGDDAMDVRTPWRTQLQHHPDAISETPPDTSPAILMEGQGPHAQWSVQNAQASHRVSRHPLWTMTTTRASTATTTLRTWSNSATTSSTAGRRPWPCAASATTSSHVVVLKVSLHYKVCTGKVKKHLAKMEGEHQHL, from the exons ATGGACTTGTCATCTTCCCTTTTGCCTTGCTGCTGCGATTTGATTTGCTTCCTATCCCTCTGCCTCTTCCTCACGCACGCCAAGGCCATGGAACCGACAGCAGGCACACCATGGAGGAGAGGACCCCATGGAGGGGATGACGCCATGGACGTGAGGACGCCATGGAGGACGCAGCTCCAGCACCACCCCGACGCCATCTCCGAGACCCCTCCCGATACATCTCCTGCGAT TTTGATGGAGGGTCAAGGACCGCACGCACAATGGAGTGTCCAGAACGCCCAGGCCAGCCACCGTGTGAG TAGGCATCCTCTGTGGACGATGACGACAACCAGGGCATCCACCGCCACGACGACGCTCCGCACATGGTCCAACTCGGCTACAACCTCCTCTACCGCGGGACGAAGACCGTGGCCTTGTGCGGCATCGGCTACAACCTCCTCTCAT GTGGTCGTGCTGAAGGTGTCCCTGCACTACAAAGTGTGCACCGGCAAGGTGAAGAAGCACCTCGCCAAGATGGAAGGTGAGCACCAACATCTCTAA
- the LOC109752524 gene encoding uncharacterized protein isoform X2: MDLSSSLLPCCCDLICFLSLCLFLTHAKAMEPTAGTPWRRGPHGGDDAMDVRTPWRTQLQHHPDAISETPPDTSPAILMEGQGPHAQWSVQNAQASHRVRHPLWTMTTTRASTATTTLRTWSNSATTSSTAGRRPWPCAASATTSSHVVVLKVSLHYKVCTGKVKKHLAKMEGEHQHL; this comes from the exons ATGGACTTGTCATCTTCCCTTTTGCCTTGCTGCTGCGATTTGATTTGCTTCCTATCCCTCTGCCTCTTCCTCACGCACGCCAAGGCCATGGAACCGACAGCAGGCACACCATGGAGGAGAGGACCCCATGGAGGGGATGACGCCATGGACGTGAGGACGCCATGGAGGACGCAGCTCCAGCACCACCCCGACGCCATCTCCGAGACCCCTCCCGATACATCTCCTGCGAT TTTGATGGAGGGTCAAGGACCGCACGCACAATGGAGTGTCCAGAACGCCCAGGCCAGCCACCGTGTGAG GCATCCTCTGTGGACGATGACGACAACCAGGGCATCCACCGCCACGACGACGCTCCGCACATGGTCCAACTCGGCTACAACCTCCTCTACCGCGGGACGAAGACCGTGGCCTTGTGCGGCATCGGCTACAACCTCCTCTCAT GTGGTCGTGCTGAAGGTGTCCCTGCACTACAAAGTGTGCACCGGCAAGGTGAAGAAGCACCTCGCCAAGATGGAAGGTGAGCACCAACATCTCTAA
- the LOC109752524 gene encoding uncharacterized protein isoform X5 gives MDVRTPWRTQLQHHPDAISETPPDTSPAILMEGQGPHAQWSVQNAQASHRVSRHPLWTMTTTRASTATTTLRTWSNSATTSSTAGRRPWPCAASATTSSHVVVLKVSLHYKVCTGKVKKHLAKMEGEHQHL, from the exons ATGGACGTGAGGACGCCATGGAGGACGCAGCTCCAGCACCACCCCGACGCCATCTCCGAGACCCCTCCCGATACATCTCCTGCGAT TTTGATGGAGGGTCAAGGACCGCACGCACAATGGAGTGTCCAGAACGCCCAGGCCAGCCACCGTGTGAG TAGGCATCCTCTGTGGACGATGACGACAACCAGGGCATCCACCGCCACGACGACGCTCCGCACATGGTCCAACTCGGCTACAACCTCCTCTACCGCGGGACGAAGACCGTGGCCTTGTGCGGCATCGGCTACAACCTCCTCTCAT GTGGTCGTGCTGAAGGTGTCCCTGCACTACAAAGTGTGCACCGGCAAGGTGAAGAAGCACCTCGCCAAGATGGAAGGTGAGCACCAACATCTCTAA
- the LOC109752524 gene encoding uncharacterized protein isoform X8, whose translation MEDAAPAPPRRHLRDPSRYISCDFDGGSRTARTMECPERPGQPPCEASSVDDDDNQGIHRHDDAPHMVQLGYNLLYRGTKTVALCGIGYNLLSCGRAEGVPALQSVHRQGEEAPRQDGR comes from the exons ATGGAGGACGCAGCTCCAGCACCACCCCGACGCCATCTCCGAGACCCCTCCCGATACATCTCCTGCGAT TTTGATGGAGGGTCAAGGACCGCACGCACAATGGAGTGTCCAGAACGCCCAGGCCAGCCACCGTGTGAG GCATCCTCTGTGGACGATGACGACAACCAGGGCATCCACCGCCACGACGACGCTCCGCACATGGTCCAACTCGGCTACAACCTCCTCTACCGCGGGACGAAGACCGTGGCCTTGTGCGGCATCGGCTACAACCTCCTCTCAT GTGGTCGTGCTGAAGGTGTCCCTGCACTACAAAGTGTGCACCGGCAAGGTGAAGAAGCACCTCGCCAAGATGGAAGGTGA
- the LOC109752524 gene encoding uncharacterized protein isoform X6, which translates to MEDAAPAPPRRHLRDPSRYISCDFDGGSRTARTMECPERPGQPPCEASSVDDDDNQGIHRHDDAPHMVQLGYNLLYRGTKTVALCGIGYNLLSFYLIVQVVVLKVSLHYKVCTGKVKKHLAKMEGEHQHL; encoded by the exons ATGGAGGACGCAGCTCCAGCACCACCCCGACGCCATCTCCGAGACCCCTCCCGATACATCTCCTGCGAT TTTGATGGAGGGTCAAGGACCGCACGCACAATGGAGTGTCCAGAACGCCCAGGCCAGCCACCGTGTGAG GCATCCTCTGTGGACGATGACGACAACCAGGGCATCCACCGCCACGACGACGCTCCGCACATGGTCCAACTCGGCTACAACCTCCTCTACCGCGGGACGAAGACCGTGGCCTTGTGCGGCATCGGCTACAACCTCCTCTCAT TTTACTTGATCGTGCAGGTGGTCGTGCTGAAGGTGTCCCTGCACTACAAAGTGTGCACCGGCAAGGTGAAGAAGCACCTCGCCAAGATGGAAGGTGAGCACCAACATCTCTAA